From one Ooceraea biroi isolate clonal line C1 chromosome 7, Obir_v5.4, whole genome shotgun sequence genomic stretch:
- the LOC105277623 gene encoding uncharacterized protein LOC105277623, whose amino-acid sequence MDTDILRIILSSCGGAGNAQCEDYKDVSRETLLSLESDTVLNTLCTSLSNLLCCKVSREAYQRYSVRLLIIDILRKWCRTTNNFEHLQIFTSKENSLKFVSILLDKYLTDDVLSECYSEDALISLTSAVIHLSIDNPSFMHHLDRLLVTLSQLETNDKIDKFLQSVLSSNLRLKLSTREQIYASQKFKLIEEPLLNGFALASSDSNKEDCANDQSNELTLNRLLEFSAESACVFQLTFNFLKELLVQLQYAPLVLDFTKSMLKRVSAYCENHGRDILDLYPRKLRSCIILLRIEPRHHTMQTRDYTLQTMKQIFNENKDVLLILMSHFPQWLEYFASYVANDARS is encoded by the exons ATGGACACAgatatattaagaataatattaagcagctGTGGAGGTGCGGGAAATGCTCAGTGCGAAGATTATAAGGATGTGTCAAGGGAAACTTTACTTTCTCTAGAGTCTGACACAGTACTGAATACATTGTGCACTTCACTGAGCAATCTTCTATGTTGCAAAGTATCCAGGGAAGCTTACCAGCGCTACTCGGTTCGACTTTTGATAATT GACATTCTACGGAAATGGTGTAGGACAACAAACAATTTTGAACATCTACAAATATTTACATCTAAAGAAAATAGCTTGAAGTTTGTGAGTATTCTTTTAGATAAATATCTCACGGACGATGTCTTGAGCGAGTGTTACTCGGAGGATGCTCTGATATCTTTAACTAGTGCTGTGATACACTTGTCCATTGACAATCCGTCCTTCATGCATCATTTAGACAGATTACTCGTAACGCTTTCTCAGCTAGAGACTAACGATAAGATTGATAAATTCTTGCAGAGTGTTCTAAGCTCAAACTTACGCCTTAAGCTATCTACAAGAGAACAAATATACGCCTcgcaaaaatttaaattaatagaagAGCCCTTGCTCAACGGTTTCGCGCTCGCGTCTTCCGATTCTAACAAAGAGGATTGCGCAAACGATCAGAGCAACGAGTTAACGCTGAATCGGTTATTGGAGTTTAGTGCCGAGTCTGCATGCGTTTTTCAATTAACGTTTAACTTTTTGAAGGAATTATTAGTTCAACTGCAATACGCTCCTCTTGTTTTGGATTTTACAAAGTCAATGCTAAAGCGAGTATCTGCCTATTGCGAAAATCATGGTAGAGATATACTGGATCTCTATCCTAGGAAACTGCGGTCctgcataattttattgagGATAGAGCCCAGGCATCATACAATGCAGACGCGGGACTACACGTTGCAAACtatgaaacaaattttcaatgaaaataaGGATGTCTTATTAATCTTAATGTCGCACTTTCCTCAATGGCTAGAATATTTTGCAAGTTATGTCGCGAATGATGCACGAAGTTGA